One Pagrus major chromosome 15, Pma_NU_1.0 DNA window includes the following coding sequences:
- the LOC141009776 gene encoding uncharacterized protein, which produces MEKGAQHQPQLSKSAESPAEDISKVHDEELLKWGKEELVRRLRRAETEKRGVIVEHGNLMREVNRRLQQHLNEIRSLKDVNQKLQEDNQELRDLCCFLDDDRQKGKRVSREWQRLGRYSAGLMRKEVAIYLQKLKELEQRQVEVIRENLELKEVCLMLEEERVVAVAGGGGGGGVGGQGGLGRRSSIDSQSSLSQGGSVPAPGLLRDVGDGSSTSSAGSTDSPDNPHLKPPLLGSSASPGSGSRPGDICESTGRRHSSTPEYHTFPQSCRPRGGSLTNLDPRDLRGHSLEKHKSPTRLPCDSHPKPCSSDLLAQKQLLMSGQASPGSGKGSAKSSPELSQRHRPVHTGGVCCGSPEAKQAAMGTPEHMRKARVIVGSPESIRHHHHYQYSPGIEHSKGRYCSGSPDRDGGQRRPAGEEIAPHHQSLYNALISAGCCTNSCRTVNLWESFDSS; this is translated from the exons ATGGAGAAGGGCGCACAGCATCAGCCACAGCTGTCCAAAAGCGCAGAGAGTCCTGCGGAGGACATCTCCAAAGTGCACGACGAGGAGCTGCTGAAGTGGGGCAAAGAGGAGCTGGTGCGGCGGCTGCGGAGGGCAGAGACGGAGAAGAGGGGCGTCATCGTGGAGCACGGCAACCTAATGCGGGAAGTGAACCGGAGACTCCAGCAGCACCTGAACGAAATACGTAGTTTGAAG gaTGTGAACCAGAAACTGCAGGAGGACAACCAGGAGCTGCGAGACCTGTGCTGCTTCCTAGATGACGACCGGCAGAAGGGGAAGCGGGTGTCGCGGGAGTGGCAGCGTCTGGGCCGCTACAGCGCCGGCCTGATGAGGAAGGAGGTGGCCATCTACCTGCAGAAGctgaaggagctggagcagaGGCAAGTGGAGGTGATCCGGGAGAACCTGGAGCTCAAGGAGGTGTGCCTcatgctggaggaggagagggttgtggctgtggctggagggggaggaggtggtggtgtgggTGGGCAGGGAGGCCTTGGTCGCAGGAGCTCCATTGACAGTCAGAGCAGCTTGTCTCAGGGTGGAAGTGTCCCGGCACCTGGCCTGCTGCGGGACGTCGGAGATGGCAGCAGCACCTCCAGTGCAGGGAGTACAGATAGCCCAGATAACCCCCACCTCAAACCCCCTCTCCTGGGCTCCAGTGCCAGCCCTGGATCTGGTTCAAGACCCGGAGACATTTGTGAATCCACAGGAAGGAGGCACAGTTCCACACCAGAGTACCACACCTTCCCTCAGTCCTGCCGGCCCCGTGGGGGGTCTCTCACCAACCTGGACCCCCGAGATCTTCGGGGACACAGCCTAGAGAAACACAAGTCTCCCACCAGGCTACCATGTGACTCCCACCCCAAACCCTGCAGCTCTGACCTACTAGCCCAGAAACAGCTATTGATGTCAGGACAGGCATCACCAGGCTCTGGGAAGGGCTCAGCCAAGTCCAGCCCAGAGCTGAGTCAGAGACACCGGCCGGTTCACACTGGGGGGGTATGCTGTGGGAGTCCTGAGGCCAAGCAGGCAGCGATGGGGACACCAGAGCACATGAGGAAAGCGAGGGTGATCGTGGGTAGTCCAGAGTCTATACGGCACCACCATCACTATCAGTACAGTCCCGGGATAGAGCACAGCAAGGGGAGGTATTGCAGTGGCTCCCCTGACAGGGACGGGGGTCAGAGGAGGCCAGCGGGAGAGGAAATAGCCCCCCACCACCAGAGTCTGTACAACG